Proteins encoded together in one Catellatospora citrea window:
- a CDS encoding glycoside hydrolase family 53 protein — MHRAKALLAAAALAAVAALAAPALPAAAASTVTNPGFESNGASQTPTGWSESGTVAASKSEAGGRSGSYRGTHWSASAYTVETYQTLTGLSTGSYTLSAWVRSGGGQSAAYLAMKNCGGAQAQVNIPTSSSTWVQVSVTASVSSTSCTLSVYSSAAANQWINVDDVTFVKGTTGGTSLQVKGGDLSSLKKNEDFGALYYTSSGTQGDAIAILKNAGMNYARLKVWVNPADGYNNKARVLTMAQRIKAQGLKLLVDFHYSDSWADPGKQVPPAAWSGYSLAQLNTAVYNHTYDVLNALKAQGTTADMVQVGNEINPGMLLPTGSTSNWGNLSQLLKSGVNAVKAVNSSTLVMLHLAEGGDNATFRWWFDQAVAYGVPFDVIGASYYCYWHGPLSGLQSNLNDMASRYGKPVIVAETAYGFTTAQDDGETNIFTSSLANTCGYPASATGQRDAFQAVVNIVKNVPNGRGMGVFYWEPAWTAQAGAGWDPTNPSSGNGWENQALFDYNSRALTAMSVYGSM; from the coding sequence ATGCACAGAGCAAAGGCACTGCTGGCCGCGGCGGCACTCGCCGCGGTGGCGGCGCTGGCCGCGCCCGCGCTGCCGGCCGCGGCGGCGTCGACGGTCACCAACCCCGGGTTCGAGTCCAACGGGGCGAGCCAGACCCCGACCGGCTGGTCGGAGTCGGGCACCGTCGCGGCGTCGAAGAGCGAGGCGGGCGGGCGCAGCGGCAGCTATCGCGGCACGCACTGGTCGGCTTCGGCGTACACGGTCGAGACGTACCAGACCCTGACCGGCCTGAGCACGGGCTCGTACACGCTGAGCGCGTGGGTGCGCTCGGGTGGCGGGCAGTCGGCGGCATACCTGGCGATGAAGAACTGCGGCGGCGCGCAGGCGCAGGTCAACATCCCGACCAGCAGCAGCACGTGGGTGCAGGTGTCGGTGACGGCCAGCGTCTCCTCGACGTCGTGCACGCTGAGCGTGTACTCCAGCGCCGCCGCCAACCAGTGGATCAACGTGGACGACGTGACCTTCGTGAAGGGCACCACCGGCGGCACGTCGCTGCAGGTCAAGGGTGGTGACCTGTCGTCGCTGAAGAAGAACGAGGACTTCGGCGCGCTGTACTACACCAGCTCCGGGACGCAGGGCGACGCCATCGCCATCCTGAAGAACGCGGGCATGAACTACGCCCGGCTCAAGGTGTGGGTGAACCCGGCCGACGGCTACAACAACAAGGCCCGGGTGCTGACCATGGCGCAGCGGATCAAGGCGCAGGGCCTGAAGCTGCTGGTCGACTTCCACTACTCCGACTCCTGGGCCGACCCGGGCAAGCAGGTCCCGCCGGCGGCCTGGTCGGGCTACTCGCTGGCGCAGCTGAACACCGCGGTCTACAACCACACCTACGACGTGCTCAACGCGCTCAAGGCGCAGGGCACCACCGCGGACATGGTGCAGGTCGGCAACGAGATCAACCCCGGCATGCTGCTGCCCACCGGCAGCACTTCCAACTGGGGCAACCTGTCGCAGCTGCTCAAGTCGGGCGTCAACGCGGTCAAGGCGGTCAACTCCTCGACGCTGGTGATGCTGCACCTGGCCGAGGGCGGCGACAACGCCACCTTCCGCTGGTGGTTCGACCAGGCCGTGGCGTACGGGGTGCCGTTCGACGTGATCGGGGCGTCGTACTACTGCTACTGGCACGGGCCGCTGTCGGGGCTGCAGAGCAATCTCAACGACATGGCCTCCCGGTACGGCAAGCCGGTGATCGTGGCCGAGACGGCCTACGGGTTCACCACCGCGCAGGACGACGGCGAGACCAACATCTTCACCTCGTCGCTGGCGAACACCTGCGGCTATCCGGCCAGCGCGACCGGGCAGCGCGACGCGTTCCAGGCCGTGGTGAACATCGTCAAGAACGTGCCCAACGGCCGCGGCATGGGCGTCTTCTACTGGGAGCCGGCGTGGACCGCGCAGGCCGGTGCGGGCTGGGACCCGACCAACCCGTCGTCGGGCAACGGCTGGGAGAACCAGGCCCTGTTCGACTACAACTCCCGGGCGCTGACCGCGATGTCGGTGTACGGCTCCATGTAA
- a CDS encoding NADPH-dependent FMN reductase codes for MSHTQVRLAVVIGSVRPERFGPTVADWFVGETQHRDDVQVDLVDLAADSTGSPPTAQSPGLAHRLAAADAFVVVTPEYNHSYPAALKNMIDTHGREFRAKPVAFVSYGGLSGGLRAVEHLRPVFAELHAVTTRDTVSFHGAWKQFDGAGQPKDPAAPAAAAGRLLDQLTWWARALQAAKATSPYPA; via the coding sequence GTGTCCCACACCCAGGTGAGGCTTGCCGTCGTCATCGGCAGCGTCCGCCCCGAACGATTCGGCCCGACGGTGGCCGACTGGTTCGTCGGTGAGACGCAGCACCGCGACGACGTCCAGGTAGATCTGGTCGACCTGGCAGCCGACTCGACCGGCTCGCCACCGACCGCGCAGTCGCCCGGGCTCGCGCACCGGCTCGCCGCCGCGGATGCGTTCGTCGTGGTGACGCCGGAGTACAACCACAGCTATCCGGCCGCGCTCAAGAACATGATCGACACGCATGGCCGGGAGTTCCGCGCCAAGCCCGTGGCGTTCGTGTCGTACGGCGGTCTCTCCGGCGGCCTGCGGGCCGTCGAGCACCTGCGACCGGTCTTCGCGGAACTGCACGCCGTCACCACCCGGGACACGGTCAGCTTCCACGGCGCGTGGAAGCAGTTCGACGGCGCCGGGCAGCCGAAGGACCCGGCGGCGCCCGCCGCCGCGGCCGGCCGACTCCTCGACCAGCTGACATGGTGGGCGCGGGCGTTGCAGGCCGCCAAAGCGACCTCGCCGTACCCGGCCTGA
- a CDS encoding GNAT family N-acetyltransferase: protein MIIVDHRDDLGRSAEPPGAANARSGNMGRHDRLPYGRSTEMNTAQPRRGDQDEHDAARMIGFLRASMRSQAERIVDTPTGFAVFSDTYRHSYDHNKFVVTDTGDLRAVSDTAERVLAAEGCAHRSIVVHDERLGELLAPQLLETRHLHVRDVLMRHDGQPADRPADPAVIVAEIALDELRDADRDTWQTELPQVSAEVIEQLVDRRVTRLRAAPQVTFLGVRDEHGRVVAHADLYLDAAAGIAQIEDVQTRPAHQGRGLARAVLDTALRRARHAGCDMVFLEASVEDWPRRFYARLGFREIAVTHLFTRLPA from the coding sequence ATGATCATCGTCGATCACCGGGACGACCTCGGCCGGTCAGCAGAGCCGCCCGGGGCGGCGAACGCGCGAAGTGGCAACATGGGCCGCCACGACCGGTTGCCGTACGGACGGAGCACCGAGATGAACACGGCCCAGCCACGACGCGGCGACCAGGACGAACACGACGCGGCGCGAATGATCGGCTTTCTGCGTGCGTCGATGCGCTCGCAGGCCGAGCGGATCGTCGACACCCCGACCGGGTTCGCCGTGTTCAGCGACACCTACCGGCACTCCTACGACCACAACAAGTTCGTCGTCACCGACACCGGCGACCTCCGCGCCGTGTCGGACACCGCCGAGAGAGTGCTCGCCGCCGAGGGCTGCGCGCACCGCAGCATCGTCGTCCACGACGAGCGACTGGGCGAACTGCTCGCCCCGCAGCTACTCGAGACCCGCCACCTCCACGTGCGCGACGTGCTCATGCGCCACGACGGCCAGCCGGCCGACCGCCCTGCCGACCCGGCTGTCATCGTGGCCGAGATCGCCCTGGACGAGCTGCGCGACGCCGACCGCGACACCTGGCAGACCGAGCTTCCCCAGGTGTCGGCCGAGGTGATCGAGCAGCTCGTCGACCGCCGTGTGACCCGGCTGCGGGCCGCGCCGCAGGTGACGTTCCTCGGCGTACGCGACGAGCACGGCCGCGTCGTCGCACACGCCGACCTCTACCTCGACGCCGCGGCGGGCATCGCGCAGATCGAGGACGTGCAGACCCGGCCGGCCCACCAGGGCCGAGGCCTGGCCCGCGCGGTGCTCGACACGGCCCTTCGCCGCGCCCGGCACGCCGGCTGCGACATGGTGTTCCTGGAGGCGAGCGTCGAGGACTGGCCACGGCGGTTCTACGCCAGGCTCGGCTTCCGCGAGATCGCCGTGACCCACCTCTTCACCCGCCTGCCGGCCTGA
- a CDS encoding DoxX family protein, whose amino-acid sequence MSTAYTVVTVIAAAWVGFSAGSMFAGAKWVVEPLADYGVPRSWWTWLGVAKAAGALGLVVGLFVPVVGVLAGIGLVLYFTGAVITVLRARSYAHVPFPLLYLGPVVASMVLASAA is encoded by the coding sequence ATGTCCACCGCCTACACCGTCGTCACCGTCATCGCCGCCGCCTGGGTCGGCTTCTCCGCCGGATCCATGTTCGCCGGGGCCAAGTGGGTCGTCGAGCCGCTGGCCGACTACGGTGTGCCCCGTTCGTGGTGGACCTGGCTCGGCGTGGCCAAGGCCGCGGGGGCGCTGGGTCTGGTGGTCGGGCTTTTCGTCCCCGTGGTCGGAGTGCTGGCCGGGATCGGGCTGGTGCTCTACTTCACCGGCGCGGTGATCACCGTGCTGCGCGCCAGGTCGTACGCTCACGTCCCGTTCCCGCTGCTCTACCTCGGCCCGGTCGTCGCCTCGATGGTCCTGGCCTCCGCCGCCTGA
- a CDS encoding ATP-binding protein, which produces MGSQRGGVSSTMVGRDRELRQLTQLVASRRPAVVFVGGEPGIGKTRLVRELLPTLPEQAVVLVGQAEPDSLARPYELLLDAIDGADGVQVDAERLAALTDARRSPVERLHTGLALVADLVGDGPSVIVFEDLHWADSESAALFERLADTDGPRLLIGTYRPDEVSSRHPLASLLERMERRHAVAHLRLERLTEAETAALLATVTGKPVSYRTAAALYHRTGGNPFFLEELLGSCQPDDLDALVEQPLPWSLAEVLRRQVASLDTDAQRVVEAAAVLGRRAPFDLLATVTGASENELISVLRDLVVRGVLVEAGEDEFSFRHALVREAITGQMLGRQRRRLHESALEALLDGGDADPALIAHHAQAAGRYADMVSAARRGAVLYLAIGSAYQALQLAEMGMAEDPEDLTLLSAAARAAWLAGLLDDAAGYAQRWRDLADGPADRADALYLLIRLAWETDDEPWLEKVTADIERLIAQLPPGADKARAMTAVAQSAMLRDHDDEALEWADRALALAAEFDLPQIRLAALVEKGIVLTGHPDRSEEGRATLSGLVDEAEKLGEWVLAARALNRLVNMPQASSLTEQAELLERMRGDAERAGFESLAVAAYFQGLARLAMREGDLQAAIGALDEGRSRDRGYLYSGRRADFHAVFLAGLCLESGNLDRVQRLITDLSGIEKVDPLVLDGLGFHLACRRADLDGADALLDRVLDGLRQQAWRSGEQAHDLLSAALHAGLPLPRLRQLAAELLDGQVWDHWRALVEAQVAEVCGQDSAALDGYRSVAESPLLALAVRGTAHLGAARCLLALGRDAEAAGCVERAGELLRRWTGWRVEQLGQLRAQLGLAPADGRQTVTGVSALTTREREVALLVADGLTNAELARRLYISPKTAAVHVSSILRKLGVASRTEVTTALTR; this is translated from the coding sequence GTGGGAAGTCAGCGAGGTGGGGTGAGCTCCACGATGGTCGGGCGCGACCGCGAGCTGCGGCAGTTGACGCAGCTGGTGGCATCACGCCGGCCGGCCGTGGTGTTCGTCGGCGGCGAGCCCGGCATCGGCAAGACCCGGCTGGTCCGGGAGCTGCTGCCGACCCTGCCCGAGCAGGCCGTGGTGCTGGTCGGCCAGGCCGAACCCGACTCCCTGGCCCGCCCGTACGAGCTGCTGCTCGACGCGATCGACGGCGCCGACGGCGTGCAGGTCGACGCCGAGCGGCTGGCCGCGCTGACGGACGCGCGCCGCAGCCCCGTCGAACGCCTGCACACCGGGCTGGCGCTGGTCGCCGACCTGGTCGGCGACGGCCCCTCGGTGATCGTGTTCGAGGACCTGCACTGGGCCGACTCCGAGAGCGCCGCGCTGTTCGAGCGCCTGGCCGACACCGACGGCCCCCGCCTGCTCATCGGCACCTACCGGCCGGACGAGGTCAGCAGCCGCCACCCGCTCGCGTCGCTGCTCGAGCGCATGGAGCGCCGCCACGCCGTGGCCCACCTGCGGTTGGAACGGCTGACCGAGGCCGAGACCGCGGCACTGCTGGCCACCGTCACCGGCAAGCCGGTGTCCTACCGCACCGCCGCCGCGCTGTATCACCGCACCGGCGGCAACCCGTTCTTCCTGGAGGAACTGCTCGGCTCCTGCCAGCCCGACGACCTCGACGCCCTGGTCGAGCAGCCACTGCCGTGGAGCCTCGCCGAAGTGCTGCGCCGCCAGGTCGCCAGCCTCGACACCGACGCGCAGCGCGTGGTCGAGGCCGCCGCCGTCCTCGGCCGCCGGGCCCCGTTCGACCTGCTCGCGACCGTCACCGGGGCCAGCGAGAACGAGCTGATCAGCGTCCTGCGCGACCTGGTCGTGCGCGGGGTGCTGGTGGAGGCCGGCGAGGACGAGTTCAGCTTCCGGCACGCGCTGGTCCGCGAGGCCATCACCGGGCAGATGCTCGGCCGCCAACGCCGCCGCCTGCACGAGAGCGCCCTGGAGGCACTGCTCGACGGCGGCGACGCCGACCCGGCCCTGATCGCCCACCACGCCCAGGCCGCCGGCCGATACGCCGACATGGTGTCCGCCGCCCGCCGCGGCGCGGTGCTGTACCTGGCGATCGGATCGGCGTACCAGGCACTGCAGCTGGCCGAGATGGGCATGGCCGAGGACCCCGAGGACCTGACCCTGCTGTCCGCCGCGGCCCGTGCCGCCTGGCTGGCCGGGCTGCTCGACGACGCCGCCGGATACGCCCAACGCTGGCGCGACCTCGCCGACGGGCCCGCCGACCGCGCCGACGCGCTCTACCTGCTGATCCGGCTCGCCTGGGAGACCGACGACGAGCCCTGGCTGGAGAAGGTCACCGCCGACATCGAACGACTCATCGCCCAGCTGCCGCCCGGCGCGGACAAGGCCCGGGCGATGACCGCCGTGGCGCAGTCGGCGATGCTGCGCGACCACGACGACGAAGCCCTCGAATGGGCCGACCGGGCCCTCGCCCTGGCCGCCGAGTTCGACCTGCCCCAGATCCGGCTCGCCGCCCTGGTCGAGAAGGGCATCGTGCTGACCGGCCACCCCGACCGATCCGAGGAGGGCCGGGCCACCCTGTCCGGCCTCGTCGACGAGGCCGAGAAACTCGGCGAGTGGGTGCTGGCCGCGCGGGCACTGAACCGGCTGGTGAACATGCCGCAGGCCTCATCGCTGACCGAGCAGGCCGAACTGCTGGAACGCATGCGCGGCGACGCCGAGCGAGCCGGATTCGAGTCACTGGCCGTCGCGGCATACTTCCAGGGCCTGGCCCGGCTCGCCATGCGCGAAGGCGACCTGCAGGCCGCGATAGGCGCGCTCGACGAAGGCCGCTCCCGCGACCGCGGCTACCTCTACTCCGGCCGCCGCGCCGACTTCCACGCGGTCTTCCTCGCCGGGCTGTGCCTGGAGTCGGGCAACCTCGACCGGGTGCAGCGGCTGATCACCGACCTGTCGGGCATCGAGAAGGTCGACCCGTTGGTGCTCGACGGCCTCGGCTTCCACCTCGCCTGCCGCCGCGCCGACCTCGACGGCGCCGACGCGCTGCTCGACCGGGTGCTCGACGGACTACGCCAGCAGGCGTGGCGCAGTGGCGAGCAGGCACACGACCTGCTGTCCGCGGCACTGCACGCCGGACTGCCGCTGCCCCGGCTGCGGCAGCTCGCCGCAGAGCTGCTCGACGGGCAGGTCTGGGACCACTGGCGGGCGCTGGTCGAGGCGCAGGTCGCCGAAGTGTGCGGGCAGGACTCGGCCGCGCTGGACGGCTACCGTTCGGTCGCCGAGTCGCCGCTGCTGGCCCTGGCCGTACGCGGCACCGCCCACCTCGGCGCGGCCCGCTGCCTGCTGGCGCTGGGCCGCGACGCCGAGGCGGCCGGCTGTGTCGAGCGCGCCGGCGAACTGCTGCGCCGCTGGACCGGCTGGCGGGTGGAGCAGCTCGGCCAGCTACGGGCCCAGCTCGGTCTCGCGCCCGCCGACGGACGCCAGACGGTCACCGGCGTCTCCGCGCTGACGACCCGCGAGCGGGAAGTGGCGCTGCTGGTCGCCGACGGCCTGACCAACGCCGAACTGGCCCGCAGGCTGTACATCTCACCGAAGACCGCGGCCGTGCACGTCTCCAGCATCCTGCGCAAACTCGGCGTCGCCTCCCGCACCGAGGTCACCACCGCCCTCACCCGCTGA
- the map gene encoding type I methionyl aminopeptidase, which translates to MIEILDPAELPRAKAAGALVADILQTLKSRSAVGTNLLDIDRWAKQMIAEAGALSCYVDYAPSFGRGPFGHYICTSVNDAVLHGLPYDYALADGDLLSLDLAVSKDGVVADSAVSFLVGDAKPQESVALINATERALHAGIAVAGPGARIGDISHAIGSALTEAGYTVNTQFGGHGVGSTMHQDPHVPNTGRPGRGYRLRPGLLLALEPWVMADTAELVTDADGWTLRSATGCRTAHSEHTIAITDDGAEILTLPKQTH; encoded by the coding sequence ATGATCGAGATCCTGGACCCCGCCGAGCTGCCGCGCGCGAAGGCGGCAGGCGCCCTGGTCGCCGACATTCTGCAGACGCTCAAGAGCCGCAGCGCAGTGGGCACCAACCTGCTGGACATCGACCGGTGGGCCAAGCAGATGATCGCCGAGGCCGGAGCGCTGTCCTGCTACGTCGACTACGCGCCGTCCTTCGGACGTGGACCGTTCGGCCACTACATCTGCACGTCGGTCAACGACGCCGTGCTCCACGGCCTGCCGTACGACTACGCGCTGGCCGACGGCGACCTGCTGTCGCTCGACCTCGCCGTCTCCAAGGACGGAGTCGTCGCCGACTCCGCCGTCAGCTTCCTCGTGGGCGACGCGAAACCGCAGGAGAGCGTCGCGCTGATCAACGCGACCGAACGCGCGCTGCACGCAGGGATCGCGGTCGCCGGGCCGGGAGCTCGCATCGGCGACATCTCCCACGCCATCGGCTCGGCCCTCACCGAAGCGGGGTACACGGTCAACACCCAGTTCGGAGGCCACGGCGTCGGCTCGACGATGCACCAGGACCCGCACGTGCCGAACACCGGACGGCCCGGCCGCGGCTACAGACTGCGCCCCGGGCTGCTGCTCGCACTGGAGCCGTGGGTCATGGCCGACACCGCCGAACTCGTCACCGACGCCGACGGCTGGACACTGCGCAGCGCGACCGGCTGCCGGACCGCACACAGCGAGCACACGATCGCCATCACCGACGACGGCGCCGAAATCCTCACCCTGCCGAAGCAGACGCACTGA